A genomic region of Streptomyces sp. NBC_00247 contains the following coding sequences:
- a CDS encoding alpha/beta hydrolase yields MTDSGGATREGERPRPAARLVRRPVVRRRPGWTGVVVAVLFYVVSFTPSLIPRSWLVQSLAAGVTAAAGYGVGAVLGWFARRCGARPGGATRRWAWLMLVPLGVAAVVAVTVRSVRWQGDARRAVDMEPGLVWWQWALVPFVALLLCALLVVLARSVRLGTRTLARPLERLVPRPWALMVAASVAVVVVVGVVQGFLLRGVVNLVESSASLTNGSTSKGIARPLLPTLSGSPSSLESWSSLGKNGRDFVGHASSRAEISAFTGGPAKDPVRVYVGLESSATLRGRADLAVRELERTGAFRRKALVVFGTTGSGWVNESLAKPLEYMYGGDSAAVALQYSYLPSWLSFLTESEAAVAGSALFDAVYAHWSALPAGERPRLLVSGESLGSYATEGAFDGELARMTARSDGALLVGPTLRNPMWERLGRARDQGTPLWLPVYRDGRTVRYARREEDFGRPAGAVWDAPRVVYLQNGSDPVTWWSPDLLTSRPQWLVGPKAPDVSPGMRWYPVVTFWQVTCDLAAADSVPVGYGHRFGTLPVAAWAAVTRPSGWTGEDTARLEETLERKQEQQDKQQEE; encoded by the coding sequence ATGACCGACAGTGGCGGAGCGACCCGGGAGGGGGAGCGGCCCCGGCCGGCCGCCCGCCTCGTCCGGCGCCCGGTGGTGCGGCGCCGGCCCGGCTGGACGGGAGTGGTCGTGGCGGTGCTCTTCTACGTCGTCTCGTTCACGCCCTCGCTCATCCCCCGCTCCTGGCTCGTCCAGTCGCTGGCGGCCGGGGTCACCGCGGCGGCCGGCTACGGCGTGGGGGCGGTCCTGGGGTGGTTCGCGCGGCGCTGCGGGGCGCGACCGGGCGGGGCGACGCGCCGGTGGGCGTGGCTGATGCTCGTACCGCTGGGGGTCGCGGCCGTCGTCGCGGTGACCGTGCGCAGCGTGCGCTGGCAGGGCGACGCGCGGCGGGCGGTCGACATGGAGCCGGGGTTGGTGTGGTGGCAGTGGGCGCTGGTGCCTTTCGTGGCGCTGCTGCTCTGCGCGCTGCTCGTCGTGCTGGCCCGGTCCGTCCGGCTGGGCACGCGCACGCTGGCGCGTCCGCTGGAGCGGCTGGTGCCGCGCCCGTGGGCGCTGATGGTGGCGGCCTCGGTGGCGGTCGTCGTGGTGGTGGGAGTGGTCCAGGGCTTCCTGCTGCGCGGGGTGGTGAACCTGGTGGAGAGCAGTGCGTCGTTGACGAACGGGTCGACCAGCAAGGGGATCGCCCGGCCTCTGCTGCCGACGCTATCGGGCAGTCCGTCCTCGCTGGAGAGCTGGTCCTCGCTGGGGAAGAACGGCCGGGACTTCGTCGGTCACGCGTCCAGCCGGGCGGAGATCTCCGCGTTCACCGGCGGTCCGGCGAAGGACCCGGTGCGGGTGTACGTCGGCCTGGAGTCCTCGGCGACCCTGCGGGGCCGCGCGGACCTCGCCGTACGGGAACTGGAGCGGACCGGCGCGTTCCGCCGGAAGGCGCTGGTGGTGTTCGGTACGACGGGCAGCGGCTGGGTCAACGAGAGCCTCGCGAAGCCGCTGGAGTACATGTACGGCGGCGACAGCGCGGCGGTCGCCCTCCAGTACTCCTACCTGCCGAGCTGGCTCTCGTTCCTGACCGAGAGCGAGGCCGCCGTGGCCGGTTCCGCGCTCTTCGACGCCGTGTACGCGCACTGGTCCGCGCTGCCCGCCGGTGAACGCCCACGGCTGCTGGTGTCCGGCGAGTCCCTCGGTTCGTACGCCACCGAGGGCGCGTTCGACGGCGAGCTCGCGAGGATGACCGCCCGCAGCGACGGCGCGCTGCTGGTCGGGCCGACCCTGCGCAACCCGATGTGGGAGCGGCTCGGCAGGGCCCGCGACCAGGGCACTCCGCTCTGGCTGCCGGTCTACCGGGACGGCCGCACCGTGCGGTACGCCCGCCGCGAGGAGGACTTCGGCAGGCCGGCGGGGGCCGTCTGGGACGCGCCCCGGGTCGTGTACCTCCAGAACGGCTCCGACCCCGTCACCTGGTGGTCCCCCGATCTGCTGACGTCTCGGCCGCAGTGGCTGGTGGGGCCGAAGGCTCCGGACGTCTCCCCCGGGATGCGCTGGTATCCGGTCGTCACGTTCTGGCAGGTGACCTGCGACCTGGCGGCGGCCGACTCCGTGCCGGTGGGATACGGGCACCGGTTCGGCACCCTCCCGGTCGCCGCCTGGGCCGCCGTGACCCGGCCGTCCGGGTGGACCGGCGAGGACACCGCCCGCCTCGAAGAGACTCTGGAACGGAAGCAGGAGCAACAGGACAAGCAGCAGGAGGAGTGA
- a CDS encoding CPBP family intramembrane glutamic endopeptidase yields the protein MAEGRRLPLNGAIALTIAILVATNLVNHVFLHGWGLVVSLVVTPVLLAVWKWSGGTWPEAGLGRGTWAKGARWAAVLIGLVGLVYLVGALLPATRDLFEDQRNSGLSGAEVAYRMLIQVPVGTVLLEEVAFRGVLYGLLVRARGTVTATVVSSVLFGMWHILPSLHLASDKPALSGLFGTSSTGTVLAAVVADIGAVLFTAASGVLFCELRRRSGSLLPPMGLHWATNALGYLTGFLLR from the coding sequence ATGGCTGAGGGGCGGCGGCTTCCCCTGAACGGGGCGATCGCGCTGACCATCGCCATCCTGGTCGCCACCAACCTCGTCAACCACGTCTTCCTCCACGGCTGGGGCCTGGTCGTCTCCCTGGTCGTCACCCCGGTCCTGCTCGCCGTGTGGAAGTGGTCCGGCGGCACCTGGCCCGAGGCCGGTCTCGGCCGGGGCACCTGGGCCAAGGGCGCCCGCTGGGCCGCCGTACTGATCGGCCTGGTCGGACTCGTCTACCTGGTCGGCGCGCTGCTTCCCGCCACCCGCGACCTCTTCGAGGACCAGCGCAACAGCGGCCTCTCCGGCGCCGAGGTCGCCTACCGCATGCTGATCCAGGTCCCCGTCGGCACCGTGCTGCTGGAGGAGGTCGCCTTCCGCGGGGTGCTGTACGGGCTCCTCGTACGCGCCCGGGGAACGGTCACCGCCACCGTCGTCTCGTCCGTCCTCTTCGGGATGTGGCACATCCTCCCCTCGCTCCACCTGGCCAGTGACAAGCCCGCGCTCTCCGGCCTTTTCGGCACCTCCTCCACCGGCACCGTGCTCGCGGCGGTCGTCGCCGACATCGGCGCCGTGCTGTTCACCGCGGCCTCCGGCGTCCTCTTCTGCGAGCTGCGCCGCCGCAGCGGCAGCCTGCTCCCCCCGATGGGCCTGCACTGGGCGACCAACGCGCTGGGGTACCTGACCGGTTTCCTCCTGCGGTAA
- a CDS encoding GNAT family N-acetyltransferase — protein MPLRVTPLAEPDHGTSSHRLVWLAEEVPGGGIGPAGVDPPAYPVGTAYLRLFTSPGRDHLAELDIAVHPAARRTGTGTRLLEAALAGARGEGRRTVTVQVAGADGADGEGATAFLTARGFRVVLTLTFARLATADTDPAALAALAAEPHPGYRLISWSGTVPDDLAETFAGSRWAMDDMPMDEMDHGAEVWDVDRVRAAARAVERRGELLHTVAAVDEADGTIVGFTELVVPGDGAGDGLHYGTGVLPAHRGHGLARWMKAESIRTALTAHPALTGLITDTADGNAPMRAVNDALGYLPTHRSVFFQRESGKEPADAAGPGVAD, from the coding sequence TTGCCGCTGCGCGTCACCCCGCTCGCCGAGCCGGACCACGGCACGTCCTCCCACCGCCTCGTCTGGCTGGCGGAGGAGGTGCCCGGCGGAGGTATTGGACCGGCGGGCGTCGATCCGCCCGCGTACCCGGTGGGGACGGCGTACCTGCGGCTCTTCACCTCCCCGGGGCGGGACCACCTCGCCGAACTGGACATCGCCGTCCACCCGGCCGCCCGCCGCACCGGCACCGGAACCCGCCTCCTGGAAGCGGCCCTCGCGGGTGCCCGGGGCGAGGGCCGCCGCACGGTGACGGTCCAGGTGGCGGGGGCGGACGGAGCCGACGGGGAGGGCGCCACGGCGTTCCTGACGGCCCGTGGCTTCCGGGTGGTCCTCACCCTGACCTTCGCCCGTCTGGCGACCGCCGACACCGACCCGGCCGCGCTCGCCGCCCTCGCGGCCGAGCCGCACCCGGGCTACCGGCTGATCTCCTGGAGCGGCACCGTCCCCGACGACCTGGCCGAGACGTTCGCCGGCTCGCGGTGGGCGATGGACGACATGCCGATGGACGAGATGGATCACGGCGCGGAAGTCTGGGACGTGGACCGGGTACGAGCCGCCGCCCGCGCCGTCGAGCGGCGCGGCGAACTCCTGCACACGGTCGCGGCGGTCGACGAGGCGGACGGCACGATCGTCGGCTTCACCGAACTGGTCGTCCCCGGCGACGGCGCGGGCGACGGCCTGCACTACGGCACCGGAGTCCTGCCCGCCCACCGCGGCCACGGCCTCGCGCGCTGGATGAAGGCCGAGTCGATCCGTACCGCCCTGACCGCCCACCCCGCCCTCACCGGCCTGATCACGGACACGGCGGACGGCAACGCCCCGATGCGCGCGGTGAACGACGCGCTCGGCTACCTGCCCACGCACCGGTCGGTCTTCTTCCAGCGCGAGTCGGGGAAGGAGCCGGCTGACGCGGCGGGACCCGGCGTGGCGGACTGA
- a CDS encoding O-acetyl-ADP-ribose deacetylase gives MTTKPIITLVRGDITEQHADALVNAANSSLLGGGGVDGAIHRKGGPEILDACRDLRASRYGKGLPTGQAVATTAGRLRADHVIHTVGPVWSREEDRSGLLVSCYRESLRVAAELGARSVAFPAISTGIYGWPMDDGARLALRTVSEEARLPVAEVRFVLFDEDAYACFERALAEGDHPSS, from the coding sequence ATGACGACGAAGCCCATCATCACGCTCGTACGGGGCGACATCACCGAACAGCACGCCGATGCCCTCGTGAACGCCGCCAACTCCTCGCTTCTGGGCGGGGGCGGGGTGGACGGTGCCATTCACCGCAAGGGCGGCCCGGAGATCCTGGACGCCTGTCGTGATCTGCGCGCTTCGCGGTACGGCAAAGGCCTGCCCACCGGGCAGGCGGTGGCCACGACCGCCGGGCGGTTGCGGGCGGATCACGTGATCCACACGGTCGGCCCGGTCTGGTCGCGGGAGGAGGACCGGTCCGGGCTCCTGGTGTCCTGCTACCGCGAGTCCCTCAGGGTGGCCGCCGAACTGGGCGCGCGCTCCGTGGCGTTCCCGGCGATCTCGACCGGGATCTACGGCTGGCCGATGGACGACGGTGCCCGTCTCGCCCTGCGCACGGTGAGCGAGGAGGCCCGGCTCCCGGTCGCCGAGGTTCGGTTCGTCCTCTTCGACGAGGACGCGTACGCGTGCTTCGAGCGGGCGCTCGCGGAGGGGGATCACCCCTCGTCGTAG
- a CDS encoding DMT family transporter: MLKGYLLIGLSAAGFGFMPVFATFAYRDGLTVSTLLFLRFALAAVVFLPYAIHHARRTGLPKRADLLRLGVLGGVLYMAQSALYFSSVKHISPALAALLLYVYPALVAIVSAAVGRDRPSLAIVGSMLASFAGVALVLGRIGSDLNVVGVLQVLGAAGVYTTYIMYGDRVSGSVHPVVITAFVSAATAVSFLLYGMATGDLRFDFAFRGWLWVLGLALASTVVAILCFFLGMTLIGPTRASIGSMLEPVVSIVASAVLLSSGLTGLQLLGASLVLAGATIGVLSRRPSPTKARSAPPPRFSRDHGTAPQHPRALSEHDATPTPSVQSPPRR, translated from the coding sequence ATGCTGAAGGGGTACCTGCTCATCGGGCTCTCCGCTGCCGGCTTCGGGTTCATGCCCGTCTTCGCCACGTTCGCCTACCGCGACGGGCTGACCGTCAGCACGCTGCTCTTCCTCCGCTTCGCTCTCGCAGCGGTGGTCTTCCTCCCCTACGCGATCCACCACGCGCGCCGCACCGGCCTCCCGAAGCGGGCGGACCTGCTGCGGTTGGGCGTGCTGGGCGGGGTGTTGTACATGGCTCAGTCGGCGCTGTACTTCTCGTCCGTCAAGCACATCTCGCCCGCGCTGGCCGCTCTGTTGCTGTACGTCTACCCGGCCCTGGTGGCCATCGTGTCCGCAGCCGTGGGCCGGGACAGACCCTCACTGGCGATCGTCGGGTCGATGCTGGCGTCCTTCGCGGGAGTGGCACTCGTCCTGGGTCGCATCGGGTCGGACCTGAACGTCGTGGGCGTCCTGCAAGTGCTCGGTGCCGCGGGGGTCTACACCACCTACATCATGTACGGCGACCGGGTGAGCGGCAGTGTGCACCCCGTGGTGATCACGGCCTTCGTCTCGGCGGCCACCGCGGTCTCCTTCCTGCTGTACGGGATGGCCACGGGCGACCTGAGGTTCGACTTCGCGTTCCGGGGGTGGCTCTGGGTGCTCGGTCTGGCCCTGGCCTCCACGGTCGTGGCGATTCTCTGCTTCTTCCTCGGGATGACCCTGATCGGTCCGACGCGGGCCTCGATCGGCAGCATGCTGGAGCCCGTGGTGAGCATCGTCGCCAGCGCGGTGCTGCTGAGCAGCGGGCTGACGGGCTTGCAACTCCTGGGGGCCTCGTTGGTCCTGGCGGGTGCCACCATCGGCGTCCTCTCCCGTCGCCCCTCGCCCACAAAGGCGCGGTCCGCGCCACCACCGAGGTTCTCGCGCGACCACGGCACCGCACCGCAGCACCCCCGGGCCCTCAGCGAGCACGACGCCACGCCGACACCGTCCGTACAGTCGCCTCCGCGCCGCTGA
- a CDS encoding low temperature requirement protein A, translated as MAERTVPLLRTMRARNPEEEHRASTPLELLFDLTFVVAVSQAASQLHHALAEDHVGTGLAGYAAVFFAIWWAWMNFTWFASAYDTDDVPYRLVTLLQMAGVLVLAAGVPAAFQDGDFTVVVIGYVIMRVAMIAQWLRAATQHPEGRRCALRYATGIGVAQIGWVARLAVPDGWQAATFVLLVLVELAVPAWAESGGNTTSWHPEHIAERYGLFTIIVLGEVILASLAAVQSAVSDHGLSAPVLLIAIGGLLLVFGLWWMYFTGGEIGLPTLRSALTWGYAHYGVFASLAALGAGLEAAVDAAEHHAHLSERTASLAVAVPVTVVLVLLGALHRMTGTGGAEHTAVVASGALVVLALGFAGPALDLGGAVLGMGLAVAATVAADAAVLRRRAAGTR; from the coding sequence ATGGCTGAGCGTACGGTCCCTCTGCTGCGGACGATGCGGGCACGGAACCCCGAGGAGGAGCACCGGGCGTCGACTCCGCTGGAACTGCTCTTCGACCTGACCTTCGTGGTCGCGGTCTCGCAGGCCGCCTCGCAACTCCATCACGCGCTGGCGGAGGACCACGTGGGAACCGGGCTGGCCGGTTACGCGGCGGTGTTCTTCGCCATCTGGTGGGCCTGGATGAACTTCACCTGGTTCGCCTCCGCGTACGACACCGACGACGTGCCGTACCGGCTGGTGACCCTGCTCCAGATGGCGGGCGTGCTCGTGCTCGCCGCCGGGGTTCCCGCCGCCTTCCAGGACGGGGACTTCACGGTCGTCGTCATCGGCTACGTCATCATGCGCGTCGCGATGATCGCGCAGTGGCTCCGGGCCGCGACGCAGCACCCGGAGGGCCGCCGGTGCGCCCTGCGGTACGCGACGGGCATCGGCGTGGCGCAGATCGGCTGGGTGGCCAGGCTGGCGGTCCCGGACGGATGGCAGGCGGCCACCTTCGTCCTGCTCGTACTGGTCGAACTGGCCGTTCCCGCGTGGGCCGAGTCCGGCGGCAACACCACCAGCTGGCACCCGGAGCACATCGCCGAGCGGTACGGCCTCTTCACCATCATCGTGCTCGGCGAAGTCATCCTCGCCTCGCTCGCGGCGGTCCAGTCCGCCGTGTCCGACCACGGGCTTTCGGCCCCCGTCCTGCTGATCGCGATCGGCGGTCTGCTGCTGGTCTTCGGCCTGTGGTGGATGTACTTCACCGGCGGCGAGATCGGCCTGCCCACCCTGCGCTCCGCCCTGACCTGGGGATACGCCCACTACGGTGTCTTCGCGTCGCTGGCCGCCCTCGGCGCCGGGCTGGAAGCGGCCGTGGACGCCGCCGAACACCACGCGCACCTGTCCGAGCGGACCGCCTCGCTGGCCGTGGCCGTACCGGTCACCGTCGTCCTCGTCCTGCTCGGCGCCCTGCACCGCATGACCGGCACCGGCGGCGCGGAACACACCGCGGTCGTCGCGTCCGGTGCGCTCGTGGTCCTCGCGCTCGGCTTCGCCGGTCCGGCCCTGGACCTGGGCGGCGCGGTACTCGGCATGGGCCTGGCCGTCGCCGCCACCGTGGCCGCCGACGCGGCGGTCCTGCGACGGCGCGCGGCGGGAACCCGGTAG
- a CDS encoding FAD-dependent monooxygenase, which produces MEPNTVTEQAEVVVVGAGPTGLWLAAELRLQGVPVTVLEARTEPSPHSKALTVHPRTVEILAMRGLTEVIEAGTPIPSGHFGALASRLDFRGLDTPYPFTLLLPQVRTEALLEAHARTRGTDVRRGHRVTGLEQGPESVRLSVDAAEGPYAVDARYVVGCDGTRSTVRKAAGIAFPGTDPTVWGWLADVALDAPPTGPVTEFGAAGGVMAVPLPDGLTRFVGIDAAGDRPDGPEPTLEEVRASAVRVLGTDFGMRDPRWLSRFGNATRQAATYRSGRVLLAGDAAHMHFPAGGVGLNVGFQDATNLGWKLAATLLGTAPEGLLDSYHSERHPVGARLLASTRAQTALMTAHTVEGQALRAHLSELIDRVPEFSRALAEQLGALDVGYPPADPDTAHPLTGTRAPDLAFAEGGSLFALLREGRHVLLELGGGPDAAPALTEGALPHGTLRRTARPAEPTGRWSELRSVLLRPDGHVAYAA; this is translated from the coding sequence ATGGAACCGAACACCGTGACGGAACAGGCCGAGGTCGTCGTCGTGGGGGCGGGCCCCACCGGGCTCTGGCTCGCGGCCGAACTCCGCCTTCAGGGCGTCCCGGTGACCGTCCTGGAGGCCAGGACGGAGCCGAGCCCGCACTCCAAAGCGCTCACCGTGCACCCGAGGACGGTGGAGATCCTCGCGATGCGCGGGCTCACCGAGGTCATCGAGGCGGGCACCCCGATCCCGTCCGGCCACTTCGGGGCACTGGCGAGCCGGCTGGACTTCCGGGGCCTGGACACCCCGTACCCCTTCACCCTGCTCCTGCCCCAGGTGCGCACCGAAGCACTGCTGGAGGCCCACGCCCGGACGCGCGGCACCGACGTCCGGCGCGGGCACCGGGTGACCGGCCTGGAGCAGGGGCCGGAGTCCGTCCGCCTCTCGGTGGACGCGGCCGAGGGCCCGTACGCGGTCGACGCGCGGTACGTCGTCGGCTGCGACGGCACCCGCAGCACGGTACGGAAGGCGGCGGGAATCGCCTTCCCCGGCACCGACCCGACGGTCTGGGGCTGGCTGGCCGACGTCGCCCTCGACGCGCCGCCCACCGGCCCGGTCACCGAATTCGGCGCGGCGGGCGGGGTGATGGCCGTACCCCTGCCGGACGGGCTCACCCGCTTCGTCGGCATCGACGCGGCGGGCGACCGGCCGGACGGCCCGGAGCCGACGCTGGAGGAGGTGCGGGCTTCGGCCGTACGGGTCCTGGGGACCGACTTCGGTATGCGCGACCCGCGTTGGCTCTCCCGCTTCGGCAACGCCACCCGCCAGGCGGCCACGTACCGGTCCGGCCGCGTCCTTCTCGCGGGGGACGCCGCGCACATGCACTTCCCCGCCGGGGGCGTGGGCCTCAACGTCGGCTTCCAGGACGCCACCAACCTCGGCTGGAAGCTGGCCGCGACCCTCCTCGGCACGGCCCCGGAGGGACTGCTCGACTCGTACCACTCCGAGCGCCACCCGGTGGGCGCCCGGCTCCTCGCCTCCACCCGGGCGCAGACCGCACTGATGACCGCCCACACGGTCGAGGGGCAGGCTCTGCGCGCCCATCTCTCCGAACTGATCGACCGGGTACCGGAGTTCTCCCGCGCACTGGCCGAGCAACTCGGCGCGCTCGACGTCGGCTACCCGCCGGCCGACCCGGACACCGCCCACCCGCTGACCGGCACCCGCGCCCCCGACCTGGCGTTCGCCGAGGGCGGCAGCCTCTTCGCGCTGCTGCGCGAGGGCCGGCACGTGCTCCTCGAACTGGGCGGCGGGCCGGATGCCGCGCCGGCCCTCACGGAGGGCGCTCTGCCGCACGGCACCCTGCGCCGCACGGCCCGCCCGGCGGAGCCCACCGGGCGGTGGAGCGAGCTGCGCTCGGTACTGCTCCGCCCGGACGGGCACGTCGCGTACGCCGCCTGA
- a CDS encoding TetR/AcrR family transcriptional regulator C-terminal domain-containing protein produces the protein MTKKQSASSTNQPRARLTPAAVVDAALELLDEEGLDAVTTRAVADRLGVRMNTVLWHIKTKDRLLELLADALAGSLSYEDLPEDAQKRAWELMRRYRKSLLAHRDGAALVTGTYAAEPHTLRFADTLLDTLVAGGATDESAAWTLYALTYFTLGLTQEEQAMTGFDEDRLRAAVAEGEYPALRRALPVLSADTFPARFEDGIGRILGGGRRER, from the coding sequence GTGACCAAAAAGCAATCCGCTTCCTCGACGAACCAGCCCCGCGCCCGCCTCACGCCCGCCGCCGTGGTGGACGCCGCGCTGGAACTGCTGGACGAGGAGGGACTCGACGCGGTCACCACACGCGCGGTCGCGGACCGGCTCGGCGTACGGATGAACACCGTGCTCTGGCACATCAAGACGAAGGACCGGCTGCTGGAGCTGCTGGCCGACGCCCTCGCGGGGTCCCTCTCGTACGAGGACCTGCCCGAGGACGCGCAGAAGCGCGCGTGGGAGCTGATGCGGCGCTACCGGAAGTCCCTGCTGGCGCACCGGGACGGCGCCGCCCTGGTGACCGGTACCTACGCGGCCGAACCGCACACCCTGCGGTTCGCCGACACCCTGCTCGACACCCTCGTGGCGGGCGGAGCGACGGACGAGTCGGCGGCGTGGACGCTCTACGCCCTGACGTACTTCACCCTCGGCCTCACTCAGGAGGAGCAGGCGATGACCGGCTTTGACGAGGACCGGCTGCGCGCGGCCGTGGCGGAGGGGGAGTACCCCGCGCTGCGCAGGGCGCTCCCGGTGCTCTCGGCGGACACCTTCCCGGCCCGCTTCGAGGACGGGATCGGCCGCATCCTGGGCGGCGGGCGGCGGGAGCGGTAG
- a CDS encoding DMT family transporter — MSWLFLMGAILCEVSGTLALRASEGFRKKVWLAPVLVAYVASFGCLALALSHGIAIGVAYGIWSACGVALTAVLARRLFGEPLTRLMGAGIVLIAGGVLLIEAGAHP, encoded by the coding sequence GTGAGCTGGCTCTTCCTGATGGGCGCGATCCTCTGCGAGGTCAGCGGCACCCTCGCCCTGCGCGCCTCCGAGGGCTTCCGCAAGAAGGTGTGGCTGGCGCCGGTCCTGGTCGCGTACGTCGCCTCCTTCGGCTGCCTCGCGCTGGCGCTCTCCCACGGCATCGCGATCGGTGTCGCCTACGGCATCTGGTCCGCCTGCGGGGTCGCGCTGACCGCCGTCCTCGCCCGCCGCCTCTTCGGTGAACCCCTCACCCGGCTGATGGGCGCGGGCATCGTACTGATCGCCGGGGGCGTCCTGCTGATCGAAGCGGGCGCCCACCCGTAA
- a CDS encoding DMT family transporter has protein sequence MTDDNNPDDNNPDHRNTDATDTDSTDTDATDTGGSKKWLFLVGAIASEVAATLALRAALDDGPWYVLVVAGYVTAFTMLALVLREGMPIGVAYGIWGASGVAVTAVLAAFLFGDPLTWMMGLGVVAVAGGVMTVEIGAQRATAAREQAAAVTDTPATAGPRTTAGPPGTADPGTPPEPEETTP, from the coding sequence TTGACGGACGACAACAACCCGGACGACAACAACCCGGACCACAGGAACACCGACGCCACGGACACCGACAGCACGGACACCGACGCCACGGACACCGGCGGCTCCAAAAAGTGGCTGTTCCTCGTCGGTGCGATCGCCTCCGAGGTCGCGGCGACGCTCGCCCTGCGGGCCGCCCTCGACGACGGGCCGTGGTACGTACTGGTGGTCGCCGGTTACGTCACCGCGTTCACGATGCTGGCACTGGTCCTGCGCGAGGGCATGCCGATCGGCGTGGCGTACGGGATCTGGGGCGCGAGCGGCGTCGCGGTCACCGCCGTACTGGCCGCGTTCCTCTTCGGGGACCCGCTGACCTGGATGATGGGCCTCGGCGTGGTGGCGGTGGCCGGCGGGGTGATGACCGTGGAGATCGGCGCGCAACGCGCCACGGCCGCCCGCGAGCAGGCCGCAGCCGTCACGGACACCCCCGCCACCGCCGGGCCCCGCACCACCGCCGGGCCCCCCGGCACGGCAGACCCCGGCACTCCCCCCGAGCCCGAGGAGACCACCCCGTGA
- a CDS encoding aminotransferase class I/II-fold pyridoxal phosphate-dependent enzyme — MTTELSSDALSAPGAPSDLGALVDRARQDYEELAGRGLSLDLTRGKPAPTQLDLSEDLLSLPGGRHTAADGTDVRNYGGLQGLTELREIFAEQLQVPVAQLLAAGNSSLELMHDSLVHAMLSVLPGAESRWVDQGRIAFLCPVPGYDRHFALCERFGIDMIPVPMTGSGPDMDVVERLVAENPAVKGIWCVPKYSNPDGAVYSDETVARLAAMETAAPDFRVFWDNAYAVHHLTEERVEIADLLAACDEAGNADRVFVFGSTSKITLAGAGVAFFGSSPANVKWLLANNSKRSIGPDKVNQLRHAMYLRDADGVRDLMDRQRLSLQPKFEAVQRILEAELGGTGLASWTKPKGGYFVNLEVEEGCAKEVVRRAGAAGIVLTPAGATHPYGDDPSDSVIRIAPSYPTQGELEEAIFGLTACVRVVGYEKRLAAK; from the coding sequence GTGACCACCGAGCTGAGCTCCGACGCCCTGAGCGCCCCCGGCGCCCCGAGCGACCTGGGCGCCCTTGTCGACCGCGCCAGGCAGGACTACGAGGAGCTGGCCGGCCGTGGCCTCTCCCTCGACCTGACCCGGGGGAAGCCGGCGCCCACGCAGCTCGATCTCTCCGAGGACCTGCTGAGCCTGCCGGGTGGCCGCCACACCGCCGCCGACGGCACGGACGTGCGCAACTACGGCGGCCTCCAGGGCCTGACCGAGCTCCGAGAGATCTTCGCCGAGCAGCTCCAGGTACCGGTGGCGCAGCTTCTCGCGGCGGGCAACTCCAGCCTTGAGCTGATGCACGACTCGCTGGTGCACGCGATGCTCAGCGTGCTGCCGGGCGCCGAGTCGCGCTGGGTGGACCAGGGCCGGATCGCGTTCCTCTGTCCCGTCCCCGGCTACGACCGGCACTTCGCGCTGTGCGAGCGGTTCGGCATCGACATGATCCCCGTGCCGATGACCGGGTCGGGTCCGGACATGGACGTGGTCGAGCGCCTCGTCGCGGAGAACCCGGCCGTCAAGGGCATCTGGTGCGTCCCGAAGTACAGCAACCCGGACGGCGCGGTCTACAGCGACGAGACCGTCGCCCGGCTGGCCGCGATGGAGACCGCCGCGCCCGACTTCCGCGTCTTCTGGGACAACGCGTACGCGGTGCACCACCTCACCGAGGAGCGGGTGGAGATCGCCGACCTGCTCGCCGCGTGCGACGAGGCCGGGAACGCGGACCGGGTGTTCGTGTTCGGCTCCACCTCCAAGATCACCCTGGCGGGCGCGGGCGTCGCCTTCTTCGGCTCGTCCCCGGCCAACGTGAAGTGGCTGCTCGCCAACAACTCGAAGCGGTCCATCGGCCCGGACAAGGTCAACCAGCTGCGGCACGCGATGTACCTGCGCGACGCGGACGGCGTGCGCGACCTGATGGATCGTCAGCGTCTGTCGCTCCAGCCGAAGTTCGAGGCCGTGCAGCGCATCCTCGAAGCCGAGCTGGGCGGTACGGGCCTCGCTTCCTGGACGAAGCCCAAGGGCGGCTACTTCGTGAACCTGGAGGTCGAGGAGGGCTGCGCGAAGGAGGTCGTGCGACGCGCCGGTGCGGCCGGTATCGTCCTCACTCCGGCCGGTGCCACCCACCCGTACGGCGACGACCCGAGCGACTCCGTCATCCGTATCGCCCCCAGCTACCCGACGCAGGGTGAGCTGGAGGAGGCCATCTTCGGCCTGACCGCGTGCGTGCGGGTCGTCGGGTACGAGAAGCGGCTCGCCGCGAAGTAA